The following proteins are encoded in a genomic region of Lachnospiraceae bacterium KM106-2:
- a CDS encoding CTP synthase codes for MAVKYVFVTGGVVSGLGKGITAASLGRLLKARGYSVTMQKFDPYINIDPGTMNPIQHGEVFVTDDGAETDLDLGHYERFIDEKLTKQSNVTTGKIYWSVLNKERRGDFGGGTVQVIPHITNEIKSRFYRNDGCEDTQVAIIEVGGTVGDIESQPFLESIRQFQHDIGRENAILIHVTLIPYLHASGEMKTKPTQASVKELQGMGIQPDIIVCRTELPLDKAIKDKIALFCNVPSKHVIQNLDVETLYEAPLAMENEHLADIACECLKLDPKEPDLTGWKNMVHALKNPEKDVKVALVGKYTDLHDAYISVVESLKHGAVAHNSAVEIKWIPSETVTDETVDELLNDVSGILVPGGFGDRGIEGKIRAIQYARENDIPFLGLCLGMQLAIVEFARDVLGFTDAHSAELDPSTTHPVIHLMPEQDGIEDIGGTLRLGSYPCVLEENTKAYELYGDKLIHERHRHRYEVNNYYRKDLIAGGMTLSGLSPDGRIVEMIELKSHPWFLATQAHPEFNSRPNRPHPLFKGFIGAALDYQEEHK; via the coding sequence ATGGCTGTTAAATATGTATTTGTAACAGGCGGCGTTGTATCTGGGCTTGGTAAAGGAATTACTGCTGCGTCATTAGGAAGATTATTAAAAGCTCGTGGATACAGTGTAACTATGCAAAAATTTGATCCGTACATCAATATCGATCCTGGTACCATGAACCCAATTCAACATGGTGAAGTTTTCGTTACTGATGATGGAGCTGAAACGGATCTAGATTTAGGTCATTATGAGAGATTCATCGACGAGAAATTAACGAAACAATCAAACGTTACAACAGGTAAGATCTACTGGTCTGTATTGAATAAAGAAAGACGTGGAGATTTCGGTGGAGGAACCGTTCAAGTTATCCCCCACATCACCAACGAAATCAAAAGTCGTTTCTATCGTAACGATGGTTGTGAAGATACACAAGTTGCTATCATCGAAGTTGGTGGCACCGTTGGTGATATCGAAAGTCAGCCATTTTTAGAGTCAATCCGTCAATTCCAACATGATATCGGTCGAGAAAATGCAATCTTAATTCATGTTACTCTAATCCCTTACCTTCACGCTTCTGGTGAAATGAAAACAAAACCAACTCAGGCAAGCGTTAAAGAATTACAGGGAATGGGAATTCAACCAGACATCATCGTTTGCCGTACTGAACTTCCTCTTGATAAAGCAATCAAAGATAAGATCGCTTTATTCTGTAACGTTCCAAGTAAACATGTAATCCAAAACTTAGATGTTGAAACATTATACGAAGCTCCATTAGCAATGGAAAATGAACATCTTGCTGACATCGCTTGTGAATGTCTTAAATTAGATCCAAAAGAACCTGATCTTACAGGCTGGAAGAACATGGTCCATGCTCTTAAGAATCCAGAAAAAGATGTCAAAGTTGCATTAGTTGGTAAATATACTGATCTTCATGATGCTTACATTTCCGTTGTAGAATCCTTAAAACACGGTGCAGTTGCTCACAACTCTGCTGTAGAGATTAAATGGATCCCTTCTGAAACGGTAACAGATGAAACCGTAGACGAATTATTAAATGATGTATCTGGTATCTTAGTACCAGGTGGATTTGGTGATCGTGGTATTGAAGGAAAGATCCGTGCGATCCAATATGCAAGAGAAAACGACATTCCTTTCTTAGGATTATGTTTAGGTATGCAACTTGCAATCGTAGAATTTGCTCGTGATGTATTAGGATTCACAGATGCACATAGCGCAGAATTAGATCCAAGTACGACTCATCCTGTCATTCACCTTATGCCTGAACAAGATGGAATCGAAGACATCGGTGGAACATTAAGACTTGGTTCCTACCCATGTGTATTAGAAGAAAATACAAAGGCGTATGAATTGTATGGCGACAAGCTGATCCATGAAAGACATAGACATCGTTACGAAGTAAATAACTACTATCGTAAGGATCTGATCGCTGGTGGCATGACTCTTTCTGGTTTATCTCCAGATGGTCGAATCGTTGAAATGATCGAATTAAAGAGTCATCCTTGGTTCTTAGCTACACAAGCTCATCCAGAATTTAATTCTAGACCAAACCGTCCACATCCATTATTCAAAGGATTTATCGGTGCAGCTTTAGATTATCAAGAAGAGCACAAATAA